TAAGAATCACCATCCCAGAGGAAGGCGGTAATGAACCAGATGAAGAGCAATGCAGGGATAGCGATGGTCATCACCAGGTTCTTGATCTCATGACCCAGGTGCATGAACTCTGCAATGATATAGAATGCTTTCGCGAGTGTGAAGATGATATAGAGAATGTTGAACCAGATCTTCAGGCTATGAAAGTGTGGTGCGATGAACATACCCACTACCAGTTCCACAACAGTGATCACCAGCAGGATCCAGAATGTACGCCAGA
This portion of the Pseudobacter ginsenosidimutans genome encodes:
- a CDS encoding cytochrome C oxidase subunit IV family protein, with product METFESVKQSHADGDGHGFDKAAIWRTFWILLVITVVELVVGMFIAPHFHSLKIWFNILYIIFTLAKAFYIIAEFMHLGHEIKNLVMTIAIPALLFIWFITAFLWDGDSYRNLRNTYDPYYHERTTTPVKETAPAHGHEAEKPGALH